In Amaranthus tricolor cultivar Red isolate AtriRed21 chromosome 3, ASM2621246v1, whole genome shotgun sequence, a single window of DNA contains:
- the LOC130809391 gene encoding uncharacterized protein LOC130809391 — translation MSTAQAFSDNSLPKNLFDNRNLRGCTTRKKRDNIVLIDVDSELFGDVFILDVPESFQKKFRKNPKHAICIDDYDVGSGGSSCGERVDGASRTNINAMTSDECSPPEAAEPSTSAFVDVGGLFCNEGNMPVKLSKSKRAYSGQSASRSQYGHKPDSEGGCSESDCSDCELMVGSPEKLREEWKKAFHRRRKYAGFPEPSHPVHDNANEGSDGERVDGAFHTNSDTLPSERCSSPEVAESSTCAFVDVGGLFSDEGNRRVELTKSKQTCSGQNVSINQYGQKLDSERCSSEGDCSDCELIVGSPEKLREQWEKAYYRRRNNFRSVFTDFEDKAGSPKPSHPVHDNAKGANGGDRVDGSFHTYSDAMPSDEQSSPEVAEPSTSAFADVGGLFSNEGNTPVKLSEFKRCVSCNQYGRKLDSEGCSSESECSDCELMVGSSEELREQWKKASYRRRNNARSVFSDFEDKAGSPEPKYPFHDNSKEGIDVDPSSQQRNARNCSLHNDDDNVFDGSKKLYNGSKIPEQDNDPMETDDHFTSTCKHLDHENAEDTVENVTFTGPKSDVRNRYQHYDFDDFCFVFPQKFSVGVRVCEQYYDHLEMNGHATSTNDDGVTSGADQNKRNMTCAPECSGSHIDEQFIVKDTVFVDDFHEPAGKPAENFMCQQNSNAKMQDVESSHTDLFVRHKDAGIRPVPSDDASSCHGSAAAFSSDQVETIIDRQKIKETVEYKHAMEEELAARKLQLMREAEEARRLRNRKKAERMRIVMNKRRQKERVEEIRQTRRKDEENQNLKEKYRAEIKKELQRIEATSGDMASLLRCLGIHVGGGSFPSPHEVQAAYKRACLKFHPDRISATDLRQQVEAEETFKLISNMKDKFLSK, via the exons ATGAGTACTGCTCAAGCATTCAGTGACAATTCTTTGCCTAAAAATCTTTTTGATAATAGAAATTTGAGAGGATGCACAACTAGGAAGAAAAGGGATAATATTGTTCTTATTGATGTAGATTCTGAACTTTTTGGCGATGTTTTCATTCTCGATGTTCCCGAATCCTTCCAGAAAAAGTTCAGAAAAAACCCAAAGCATGCAATTTGCATTGATGATTATGATGTTGGTAGCGGTGGTAGTAGTTGTGGTGAAAGAGTAGATGGAGCATCTCGTACAAATATCAATGCGATGACAAGTGATGAATGCAGCCCACCAGAAGCGGCTGAGCCCTCGACAAGTGCTTTTGTTGATGTCGGTGGCTTATTTTGTAATGAAGGAAATATGCCAGTAAAACTTTCTAAGTCTAAGCGAGCTTATTCTGGACAAAGTGCTTCTAGAAGTCAGTATGGACATAAGCCTGATTCTGAAGGAGGTTGTTCTGAAAGTGACTGCTCTGATTGTGAGTTAATGGTAGGATCTCCTGAAAAACTTCGTGAAGAGTGGAAAAAAGCCTTTCACAGGAGAAGAAAATATGCAGGCTTTCCAGAACCTAGTCATCCTGTTCACGATAATGCTAATGAAGGTAGTGATGGTGAAAGAGTAGATGGAGCATTTCATACAAATAGTGATACGTTGCCAAGTGAAAGATGCAGCTCCCCAGAAGTAGCTGAGTCCTCAACTTGTGCTTTTGTTGATGTAGGTGGCTTATTTAGTGATGAAGGAAATAGGCGTGTTGAACTTACAAAGTCTAAGCAAACTTGCTCTGGACAAAATGTTTCTATTAATCAGTATGGACAAAAGCTTGATTCTGAACGATGTTCTTCTGAAGGTGACTGTTCTGATTGTGAGTTGATTGTAGGATCTCCTGAAAAACTTCGTGAACAGTGGGAAAAAGCCTATTACAGAAGAAGAAATAATTTCAGAAGTGTTTTTACAGATTTTGAAGATAAAGCTGGCTCTCCGAAACCTAGTCATCCTGTTCATGATAATGCTAAAGGAGCTAATGGTGGTGATAGAGTAGATGGATCATTTCATACATATAGCGATGCAATGCCTAGTGATGAGCAGAGCTCACCAGAAGTAGCTGAGCCCTCAACAAGTGCTTTTGCTGATGTAGGTGGCTTATTTAGTAATGAAGGGAACACGCCTGTAAAACTTTCGGAGTTTAAGCGATGTGTTTCTTGTAATCAGTATGGACGAAAGCTTGATTCTGAAGGATGTTCTTCTGAAAGTGAATGTTCTGATTGTGAGTTAATGGTAGGATCTTCTGAAGAACTTCGTGAACAGTGGAAAAAAGCCTCTTACAGAAGAAGAAATAATGCCAGAAGTGTTTTTTCAGATTTTGAAGATAAAGCTGGCTCTCCAGAACCTAAATATCCTTTTCAtgataactctaaagaaggtaTTGATGTAGATCCCTCTAGTCAGCAAAGGAATGCTCGAAATTGTTCTCTGcataatgatgatgacaatGTGTTTGATGGTTCTAAGAAGTTGTATAATGGAAGTAAGATTCCAGAGCAGGATAATGATCCCATGGAAACGGATGATCATTTTACAAGTACATGCAAACATCTGGATCATGAAAATGCTGAAGATACGGTTGAAAACGTAACATTTACTGGTCCGAAAAGTGACGTAAGAAATCGTTATCAACATTAcgattttgatgatttttgttttgttttccccCAGAAGTTTTCTGTTGGAGTTAGGGTTTGCGAGCAGTATTATGATCATTTGGAGATGAATGGGCATGCTACAAGTACAAATGATGATGGTGTTACTTCCGGTGCTgatcaaaacaaaagaaatatgaCTTGTGCCCCTGAATGTTCTGGTTCCCATATTGATGAGCAATTTATAGTAAAAGATACGGTGTTTGTGGATGATTTTCATGAACCTGCAGGGAAGCCTGCTGAAAATTTTATGTGTCAGCAGAATTCTAATGCTAAGATGCAAGATGTTGAAAGCAGTCACACTGATTTGTTTGTTCGACATAAAGATGCTGGAATCCGGCCTGTACCTTCAGATGATGCATCTAGTTGTCATGGAAGTGCAGCAGCATTTTCTTCTGACCAGGTTGAAACAATTATAGATAGACAGAAGATCAAGGAGACCGTGGAATACAAACATGCCATGGAAGAAGAATTGGCAGCTAGGAAGTTGCAGTTGATGCGAGAG GCTGAGGAGGCACGGAGGCTAAGGAACAGAAAAAAAGCAGAAAGAATGCGGATAGTGATGAATAAAAGAAGACAAAAGGAACGTGTAGAAGAAATACGACAAACAAGGAGAAAG GACGAGGAGAACCAGAATCTGAAAGAGAAATATCGTGCTGAGATAAAGAAAGAGCTACAAAGAATTGAAGCAACAAGTGGTGACATGGCCTCGCTACTTAGATGTTTAGGGATCCATGTTGGTGGTGGTTCTTTCCCTTCTCCACACGAG